The window CCGTCAATACCATGAGGGCCTGCAACCCCTGATCGACCAGGAAGTCGACCTCCTCCGGCGCTGTTATCCGGCCGAGCGGGTCGAGGGGATTCAGCGGGCTCTGCACCGGATCGCCGAGGCCGTCCTGCAAGAGGCGTCTCCGACCGTGGCCTAAGCCCGTCCACCGGGCCTATCCGACGGTCGAACCGACGGCCTGGACTTGCCGCCGGGCGCGTTCCCACTCGATGGCCTTGTAGACGGCGTCCAGGATCTTGGTGTAGCCCGTGCACCGACACAGGTTCCCGCCGATCGCCTGCCGGATGTCCTCCGGCGTCGGGGCCTCGACCCGATTTAGAAGGGCCCGCACGCTCATGACAAAGCCCGGCGTGCAGAACCCGCACTGGGACCCGCCCATCTCTAAGAAGGCCCTCTGCACGATGTCCATCTCGGTCCCCCGGACGAGGCCCTCGACCGTCGTGATCTCGGCGTCCTGATAGCACAGGGCCAGCATCATGCAGGACTGCATCGGGACGCCGTCGACCAGGACCGTGCAGGCCCCACAGGAGCCGTCGTCACAGCCGACCTTCGTGCCCGTCAGGCCCAGGTCCTCCCGCAGGAGGTCCACCAGCAGACGGTTCGGGGGAATCAGGACCTCATAGACCCGACCGTTGACCCGAAAGGAAGCCGCCACCTTCCGCATATCCCGTCCTCGCCCCCTATTGTACAGGACGGCGAGATAGGGAGGTAGGTAGATGGGCAGTCGGCAGGTGGGCAGGTCGGCAGATAGGGAAGAAGTAGGGGCAGGCCTTGTGCCCGCCCCCGAAATAGGGAGCGCAGGCGGGGACGTCTGCGCTCCCGCAGGCCAGAGGCCTGCACTCCCTCCCACCCCCCTATCTGCCGACCTGCGTATCTGCCGACTTGCCGACCTGCCTATCTCTCCAAATCCTACTTGTATCTTGCATCCTGCATCTTGTATCTTGGAGAGAGGATTCATCCCAGCCCGGAGGTCGGACGATGAAGCGGCATTCATGGATGTACATAGCTTTCGGGGTCCTTTGGCTATCGCTGGTCTTGGCCGTGGCCTCGATGGGCCAGGCTTGGCGGGGCAAGGGCCGGGTCAAGGGCGTCGTGACGGACACCGAGGGAAAGCCCCTCGAGGGCGTGACGGTCCGGCTCTGGCACGTCGAGAGCGAGGCCGGTTTTGAGACGAAGACCAACAAGAAAGGCGAGTGGACGGCCGCCTTCATCCGGGGAGGCCAGTGGAATATCGATTTCGAACTGCCCGGTTACGTCACCCGGAAGATCACCGTGGCCCTGAAGGAGCTCGGGCCGAATGAGGAGATCCGGATTCAACTCCAGAAAGCACCCACGGCGGCTCCGGCCGTGCCGCCCGAGCTCCTCGACAAGGTCGACGAGGGCAACCGCCTGTTCAGCGAGGGGAAGTACGCCGAGGCCTTAGCCGTATTCGAGAAGCTCGTGCAGGACTATCCCAATGCCCGGGTCCTTCACTTCAACATCGGCAATTGCTACGCTCAGATGGGCCAGTTTGACAAGGCCATCCAGCATTACGAGATGTCTATGGAGGCGCATCCCAACAAGGACGAGGTCTGGATTGCTATCGGCAGTGCCCATCTCCAGCTTCGGCAGTTTGACAAGGCCGTCCAGGCCCTGGAGCACGTGAGCCTCGAAAAGATCGAGGACCCCAACCTGCTGTATGACCTCGGCAACGCTTACTTTGCGGCCAATCAGCTCGACAAGGCGATCCCGGCCTTCGAGCGGGCCGTCCAGCTGAAGGCCGACTTCACGGACGCCCTGTATATGCTGGGCACGGCTTACATCGGCAAGGGCGAGAAGGCGAAGGCCCGGGAGGTCCTCCAGAAGTACCTGCAGTACGACTCGACGTCCGACCGGGCCAAGGAAGTCCAGCTCATGCTCCGGAGTTTAAAGTAACGGCTCTTGCCGAGACCGCCAGACAGGGGGCCGGTCGCTTGGCCGATCCAGGCCCTGGGGCCGTTCGACTCCATGCGTGTTTCCGTAAGCCAAACGATTCGGGTCGGTGTCTTCCTTTTCCTGCTGGGGTCGCTGAGGGGGCCATCGGCCCCTGCCGGGCCAGCCGCCCGGGGGTCCCTGCTGGTCATCACGGTCGATACCCTGCGGGCCGACTACGTCACGACCTACGACCCCCGGCGGGGGGCGACCCGCCACATGGACCGCATCGGCCAGACGGGCTACGTCTTCGAGCGGGCCTTCGCCCATACGCCCCTGACGCTTCCCTCTCATACCAGCATCTTCACGGGCCTGCCGCCGACCGACCACGGCGTCCACGACAACGCCGGCTTTCGCGTCCGGGACGACCTCGTGACGATGGCCGAGTGGCTGAAGCAGTACGGGTATGCCACGGCCGCCTTCATCGGGGCCTTCCCCCTGGACAAGCGCTTTGGCCTCGCCCAGGGGTTTGACGTTTACGACCAGCAGTACGCCGCCCGTTCGCCTCATCGGATCTTCTTCGCCGAACGGAAGGCCGAGGCCGTCGTCGACGCGGCCCTGGCCTGGCTCGCCCGGCAGACCGGCGACCGACCGTGGTTCCTGTGGGTCCACCTGTTCGACCCCCACCAGCCCTACGACCCGCCGGCGGCCTACCGGACGGGCCGATGGGCGCAGGACCTTTACGGCGGCGAGGTCGCTTACACGGACGACCAGGTCGGTCGCCTGCTGGACGAGCTCCGCCGCCGGCGGTGGTGGGACCGGACCGTCGTCGTCCTCACGGCCGACCACGGGGAGTCCCTGGGCGAGCACGGCGAGCCGACGCACGGCCTTTTCGCTTACAACGCGACCCTCCACGTCCCCCTGCTGGTCCACCGCCCCGGGGTCCAGGGAACCCGTCGGGTGACGTGGCCGGTCAGCCATTCGGACCTCTTCCCGACGATTGGCGGCCTGCTGGGCCTGCCGGTCCCGAAGACCGTCCGGGGCCGCAATCTGGCGCCTTTCTTGGAAGACCCCCAGGGCCGTCCGCCCGAGGCGACGCCGATTTACATCGAAGCCCTCGCCGCCTACCTCAACCGGAACTGGGCCCCCGTCGTGGGCGTCATCGACCGGGGCATGAAGTTCATCGACACGCCGATTCCGGAGCTGTACGACCTGCAGAAGGACTTCCATGAGCTCACGAACCTGGCGCCCCGCTCGGACCTGACGCCCTACCGGCGAACCCTCCAGGCCTTCTTGCGGCCGGACCGGCTTCCCCGACCGACCCCGGAGACGGCCGAAACGCTGGAGATCCTGCGGAGCCTCGGTTATTCGGCCGGCGGGCCGGGCCTTCCCCGCAAGAAGACCTTCACGCCGGACGACGACCCCAAGCGCTTGGTCGAGGTCCATCGGATGTTCCTGAGCGCCCTGGAGCTCCACGAGCGGGGCCGCTCCCGGGAAGCCATCGACCTGCTGAAACAGGTCATCACGAAACGGCGGGATATGGTCGTGGCGTACACAAATCTCGTCATCATGTACCGGGATATCGGGGACAC of the bacterium HR11 genome contains:
- the ndhS gene encoding Nicotinate dehydrogenase small FeS subunit; this translates as MRKVAASFRVNGRVYEVLIPPNRLLVDLLREDLGLTGTKVGCDDGSCGACTVLVDGVPMQSCMMLALCYQDAEITTVEGLVRGTEMDIVQRAFLEMGGSQCGFCTPGFVMSVRALLNRVEAPTPEDIRQAIGGNLCRCTGYTKILDAVYKAIEWERARRQVQAVGSTVG
- the yrrB gene encoding TPR repeat-containing protein YrrB translates to MKRHSWMYIAFGVLWLSLVLAVASMGQAWRGKGRVKGVVTDTEGKPLEGVTVRLWHVESEAGFETKTNKKGEWTAAFIRGGQWNIDFELPGYVTRKITVALKELGPNEEIRIQLQKAPTAAPAVPPELLDKVDEGNRLFSEGKYAEALAVFEKLVQDYPNARVLHFNIGNCYAQMGQFDKAIQHYEMSMEAHPNKDEVWIAIGSAHLQLRQFDKAVQALEHVSLEKIEDPNLLYDLGNAYFAANQLDKAIPAFERAVQLKADFTDALYMLGTAYIGKGEKAKAREVLQKYLQYDSTSDRAKEVQLMLRSLK
- a CDS encoding Arylsulfatase, whose product is MRVSVSQTIRVGVFLFLLGSLRGPSAPAGPAARGSLLVITVDTLRADYVTTYDPRRGATRHMDRIGQTGYVFERAFAHTPLTLPSHTSIFTGLPPTDHGVHDNAGFRVRDDLVTMAEWLKQYGYATAAFIGAFPLDKRFGLAQGFDVYDQQYAARSPHRIFFAERKAEAVVDAALAWLARQTGDRPWFLWVHLFDPHQPYDPPAAYRTGRWAQDLYGGEVAYTDDQVGRLLDELRRRRWWDRTVVVLTADHGESLGEHGEPTHGLFAYNATLHVPLLVHRPGVQGTRRVTWPVSHSDLFPTIGGLLGLPVPKTVRGRNLAPFLEDPQGRPPEATPIYIEALAAYLNRNWAPVVGVIDRGMKFIDTPIPELYDLQKDFHELTNLAPRSDLTPYRRTLQAFLRPDRLPRPTPETAETLEILRSLGYSAGGPGLPRKKTFTPDDDPKRLVEVHRMFLSALELHERGRSREAIDLLKQVITKRRDMVVAYTNLVIMYRDIGDTRNAILAAQAGLRAAPESPELLSQLGQALVEAGYFEDGIRTLRQAAERQATDPDVWNYLGFAYWRTDRFQPALEAFQRALRLTDADPLIYNNLGNLYLSMKRYADAEQAFRKALQLDPGLAAAYNGYAAARLAQGAWEDAYQAWQKALAADPDYAMAHYNLGVELYRRGRKQEARPHLIRYLELMGAHIPAEEHRKIEQMLRDAS